The Candidatus Margulisiibacteriota bacterium genome contains a region encoding:
- the fliP gene encoding flagellar type III secretion system pore protein FliP (The bacterial flagellar biogenesis protein FliP forms a type III secretion system (T3SS)-type pore required for flagellar assembly.) has translation MDLANLLDTPIQFSSSVNLMFFLSLISFVPFFLISVTSFLRITIVFGMMRSALGTQQSPPNMVIVSLALFMTIFIMSPVWNDINDNAVKPFVKGKITQAKAIEIGQKPLRNFMFKQTKENDLALFAQFAGLDLKKITERDDIPTYVLIPSFMISELKTAFIIAFVIFLPFILVDLLVANILLSLGMMMLSPVMISLPFKILLFVLVDGFNLIARGLMLSYLG, from the coding sequence ATGGATTTAGCTAATTTATTAGACACACCAATTCAGTTTAGCAGTTCTGTTAATCTGATGTTTTTCCTTTCGCTGATATCCTTTGTCCCTTTCTTTTTAATATCCGTAACTTCTTTTTTAAGAATAACGATTGTTTTTGGTATGATGAGGAGTGCTTTGGGTACTCAACAATCGCCCCCCAACATGGTTATTGTGTCGTTAGCACTTTTTATGACAATCTTTATCATGTCCCCAGTTTGGAATGATATTAACGATAATGCGGTGAAGCCATTTGTTAAGGGAAAAATCACCCAAGCAAAAGCTATAGAAATTGGTCAAAAACCATTAAGAAATTTTATGTTTAAACAAACCAAGGAAAACGATTTAGCTTTGTTTGCCCAATTTGCTGGACTTGATTTAAAAAAAATAACCGAGAGAGATGACATTCCTACTTATGTGTTAATTCCTTCTTTCATGATTAGTGAATTAAAAACAGCATTTATTATTGCGTTTGTAATATTTCTCCCTTTTATTTTAGTCGACTTATTAGTGGCGAATATCCTGCTTTCATTGGGGATGATGATGTTGTCTCCGGTCATGATATCGCTGCCGTTTAAAATACTTTTGTTTGTTTTGGTTGATGGGTTTAATTTAATTGCAAGAGGACTTATGCTGAGTTATCTTGGCTAA
- the fliN gene encoding flagellar motor switch protein FliN, giving the protein MNKDDLKKMLEDDFFGEGDSLSGLDDISLGMTGKEEEKDVFDLDGFDFDDDDNLLGSDLDLDELDEEISSDLKKNNVRHDEINVNSKSIFDDITKDVNDILSKTEEQIEEEFESEEFPEVEDIKEVRDNNTFTNYVLNDTINEEESYLDIEESKGTDMSKNALDYNEFSDALNQEYINVKKLDFPEMSNQLTGSKFKVDLFSNIPVTIDVFLGKTTLSLKDVHDFSKGSVIELDNFYGEPLELKINGELIATGEVVAIDNKYGIMIKDIVKS; this is encoded by the coding sequence ATGAATAAGGATGATTTAAAGAAAATGCTTGAGGATGATTTTTTTGGTGAAGGTGATTCCTTGAGTGGATTAGATGACATCTCTTTAGGGATGACTGGTAAAGAAGAGGAAAAAGATGTTTTTGACCTTGATGGCTTTGATTTTGATGATGATGACAATTTATTAGGTAGTGACTTGGACTTGGATGAATTAGATGAAGAAATTTCGAGTGATCTGAAAAAAAATAATGTAAGGCATGACGAGATAAATGTTAATAGTAAAAGTATCTTTGACGATATCACTAAAGATGTTAATGATATTCTTAGTAAAACTGAGGAGCAAATTGAAGAAGAATTTGAGTCTGAAGAATTTCCAGAAGTTGAAGATATTAAAGAGGTTAGAGATAATAATACATTTACAAATTATGTTCTAAATGACACAATAAACGAAGAAGAAAGCTATCTTGATATAGAAGAAAGCAAAGGAACTGATATGAGTAAAAACGCCTTAGATTATAATGAATTTTCTGATGCCCTGAATCAAGAATATATCAATGTGAAGAAACTTGATTTTCCTGAAATGAGCAATCAGTTAACGGGCTCCAAGTTTAAAGTAGATCTTTTTTCTAATATTCCAGTCACAATAGATGTTTTCTTAGGCAAAACAACTCTTTCCTTGAAGGATGTTCATGACTTTTCTAAAGGTTCAGTAATCGAGCTGGATAATTTTTATGGTGAGCCCTTAGAGCTAAAAATAAACGGAGAACTTATCGCGACTGGAGAGGTTGTCGCTATTGATAATAAATATGGAATAATGATAAAAGATATAGTTAAATCATGA
- the fliR gene encoding flagellar biosynthetic protein FliR — protein sequence MFILARVIGCFILMPFFSERSVSQMIKLMFAFWLSIILFISIPKTVLIPEHYLELIIAFVNEFMLGLFIGLIARLIFYGIQFAGGLMDMQMGLSVAAAFDPATGSQETIISRLLYITSIAVFLMIDGHHLVLTGLFESFNAIPLFSEVAYPMGLQQLGDLGSNMFFIAVTISMPIIIIIFMLDFSLGLLARLAPQVNVFFLGFQIKPMLGAFILLLLIPTMMSKIVVIMDDLAVQIVYFYKSVKIL from the coding sequence ATGTTTATTTTGGCAAGGGTAATAGGTTGCTTTATCCTGATGCCATTTTTTAGTGAAAGGTCAGTGTCGCAAATGATCAAGCTGATGTTCGCTTTTTGGCTAAGTATAATCTTGTTCATTTCTATACCAAAAACAGTATTAATTCCGGAGCATTATTTAGAATTAATCATCGCTTTTGTTAATGAGTTTATGCTGGGTCTTTTTATTGGGCTTATTGCTAGACTTATTTTCTATGGAATACAATTTGCTGGTGGATTAATGGATATGCAGATGGGGTTAAGCGTTGCCGCAGCATTCGACCCTGCAACAGGTAGCCAAGAAACAATTATTAGTAGGTTGCTATATATTACTTCCATCGCAGTTTTTTTGATGATTGATGGTCATCATTTAGTTTTGACAGGTTTGTTTGAGAGTTTTAACGCTATTCCTTTGTTTAGCGAAGTTGCTTATCCCATGGGTTTACAGCAGTTAGGTGATTTAGGTTCAAATATGTTTTTTATCGCAGTTACAATCTCAATGCCAATCATTATCATAATTTTTATGTTGGATTTTTCTTTGGGATTATTAGCTAGACTAGCACCGCAGGTTAACGTTTTCTTTTTAGGGTTTCAGATTAAGCCTATGTTAGGCGCATTTATTTTGTTACTACTTATTCCAACAATGATGAGTAAAATTGTCGTTATTATGGATGATTTGGCTGTTCAAATTGTATATTTTTATAAATCTGTAAAGATACTCTGA
- a CDS encoding flagellar hook basal-body protein, producing MKNGENAMRAFETALRLQTANMGNMSTTGYKSLKYSFKTVFNKVINTGSAGSMQHGGTNPHQEGSSVALANITIDFSQGELGTGNMLDLAIQGNGLYIVSPDSGNTFLYTRAGNFQLNDLGELLDNSGRNVYGYKYIGNGEFNTSMIEPIVIQKPVNAGWQYEGTRGILVEEFSLSSQGLEIGKPLFQVALTDFPNKSALIQHDGSTYKATPAAGIPFNPSPPLVNGMGQAMSQSVEKSNVFFIGETVDAMEIQRAMSASLTAVKIASQQIENIIQQLGT from the coding sequence ATGAAAAACGGTGAAAATGCTATGAGAGCATTTGAAACAGCCCTAAGACTTCAGACAGCAAACATGGGCAACATGAGCACAACTGGATACAAATCCCTCAAATATTCCTTTAAAACAGTCTTTAATAAGGTTATCAACACTGGCTCAGCTGGGAGCATGCAACACGGAGGGACTAACCCTCATCAAGAAGGTTCTAGTGTCGCTCTAGCAAATATAACAATAGATTTTTCTCAAGGTGAGCTTGGTACTGGTAATATGTTAGATTTAGCTATCCAAGGTAATGGTCTTTATATCGTTTCTCCTGATAGTGGAAATACTTTTTTGTATACTAGAGCAGGGAACTTTCAATTGAATGATTTGGGTGAGTTATTGGATAATTCAGGAAGAAATGTTTATGGATATAAGTATATTGGTAATGGCGAGTTTAATACATCAATGATTGAGCCTATCGTGATCCAGAAACCTGTAAATGCAGGATGGCAGTATGAAGGGACTAGAGGCATACTTGTCGAGGAGTTTAGTCTTTCTTCCCAAGGATTAGAAATTGGAAAACCATTATTTCAAGTAGCTCTTACCGATTTTCCAAACAAATCAGCATTAATCCAGCATGATGGTTCAACCTATAAAGCAACTCCTGCTGCGGGCATTCCCTTTAATCCTTCTCCGCCATTAGTCAATGGTATGGGTCAAGCGATGTCTCAATCTGTAGAAAAATCTAATGTCTTTTTTATTGGTGAAACAGTAGATGCGATGGAAATACAAAGAGCAATGTCTGCTAGTTTGACAGCTGTTAAGATTGCCAGCCAGCAAATAGAAAATATAATACAACAGTTAGGAACGTAA
- the flhB gene encoding flagellar biosynthesis protein FlhB, which translates to MGDQGDKTEEPTPHKLREARKKGQVVKSKEITTAFLFFASYYALNAFLPQMWQNMTDFFLLCFTSVREEITIVSAAKILEKGYHALMFSLLPIMLIIFFVAILLEFLQSGFNFSVDPLMPKLNKINPIEGFKKIFSVKGLFELAKSIAKMGIIVFIMVKAITPILPQLLETANMPVLGSVGMAGKLAFDVAIRVGLFFLVVAALDYFWQRHQFMKQMRMSKQEIKDEYKKLEGDPLIKQRQRDMALSLSGGRQSKGAAGADAVVTNPTHIAVAIKYDAEIMKAPEVVAKGKMLIAEEIKKVADENYIYILEDKLLAWDLFNTTEVGQEVPPDLYTEVAELLALVYEIKRKRKKRNQQENEVKDEKSK; encoded by the coding sequence ATGGGTGATCAAGGAGATAAAACCGAAGAACCTACCCCTCATAAACTAAGGGAAGCACGTAAAAAAGGGCAGGTAGTTAAGAGTAAGGAGATTACTACTGCCTTTTTGTTTTTTGCTTCATATTATGCCTTAAACGCTTTTTTACCACAAATGTGGCAAAATATGACTGATTTTTTCCTTTTATGTTTCACATCAGTAAGGGAAGAGATAACGATTGTTTCTGCAGCAAAGATTCTCGAGAAAGGCTACCATGCTTTAATGTTTTCGTTATTGCCAATAATGCTTATTATTTTTTTTGTGGCAATTTTATTGGAGTTTTTGCAGTCTGGTTTTAATTTTTCGGTTGACCCTCTGATGCCAAAGCTTAATAAAATTAATCCAATCGAAGGATTTAAAAAAATCTTTTCCGTGAAAGGACTTTTTGAGTTAGCAAAATCAATCGCTAAGATGGGGATAATAGTTTTTATTATGGTTAAGGCTATCACGCCGATTCTGCCTCAATTATTAGAAACAGCCAATATGCCAGTCCTTGGTTCCGTTGGAATGGCCGGAAAACTAGCCTTTGATGTTGCTATCAGGGTTGGGCTTTTCTTTTTAGTTGTGGCTGCTCTTGATTATTTTTGGCAAAGGCATCAATTTATGAAGCAGATGAGGATGAGTAAACAAGAGATTAAAGATGAATATAAGAAGTTGGAGGGTGACCCCTTAATCAAACAAAGGCAACGAGATATGGCTTTATCGTTGTCAGGAGGTAGACAGTCCAAGGGCGCTGCAGGAGCAGACGCTGTTGTCACAAATCCAACTCACATAGCTGTTGCAATTAAGTATGACGCAGAGATAATGAAGGCACCTGAAGTTGTAGCAAAAGGAAAGATGTTGATTGCGGAAGAGATTAAGAAAGTAGCTGATGAAAATTATATTTATATTTTGGAAGATAAATTATTAGCTTGGGATTTGTTTAATACAACGGAAGTTGGACAGGAGGTCCCGCCAGATTTATACACAGAAGTTGCTGAATTGCTTGCTCTGGTGTATGAAATTAAAAGAAAGAGAAAAAAACGAAATCAACAAGAAAATGAGGTGAAAGATGAAAAATCTAAATAA
- a CDS encoding FliM/FliN family flagellar motor switch protein, whose amino-acid sequence MVVSMEIKLPLGLGQWHLYQPETSSVMKEELSDGARKKILSELNIFSKWMESISLKAQDKYQLVFSQKDISYNKIYSNDLGRILGNNLTVEYQDKKGAFLFSLDSSFLRNILGMYFGVDMVKLGGFTFTDMELVLIKSFYSDFFAKFFVDSGFIEKEHKLNFHDGKFGTMKYIAANQDFINIKFSLGFPGNNESSIDLFYSEHVSKNFLERIAVHQTQEVVLSDNMKSGISTEVAVQFGQAKLTFGEFMNIQKGDVLVLNSKVGDKIKFILADQLAFVSSVGQSEGKYAIKLEEQIIDLSLVSPKVPTKIVEKEETKEEELLMSSFDKVNIEEEKKDQEFGSVLDDNSEDEEFDWEKL is encoded by the coding sequence ATGGTCGTTAGTATGGAGATAAAACTGCCACTAGGTCTTGGGCAGTGGCATTTATACCAGCCTGAAACATCTTCTGTAATGAAGGAAGAGCTTTCTGATGGCGCTCGTAAGAAAATTTTATCTGAACTTAATATTTTTTCCAAATGGATGGAAAGCATTTCACTTAAAGCTCAAGATAAATATCAGTTAGTCTTTTCACAAAAAGATATTTCCTATAACAAGATATACAGTAATGATTTAGGTAGAATTTTAGGAAACAACCTCACAGTAGAATACCAAGACAAAAAAGGAGCTTTTTTGTTTTCTCTGGATAGTTCATTTTTAAGAAATATTTTAGGGATGTATTTTGGTGTGGATATGGTTAAGTTGGGTGGGTTTACTTTCACCGATATGGAATTGGTGCTGATTAAGAGTTTTTATAGTGATTTTTTTGCTAAGTTTTTTGTTGATAGTGGGTTTATTGAAAAAGAACATAAGTTAAATTTTCATGATGGTAAGTTTGGAACAATGAAATACATCGCTGCCAATCAAGATTTTATTAATATAAAGTTTAGCTTAGGTTTCCCCGGCAATAATGAATCTTCGATTGATTTATTTTATTCTGAGCATGTTTCTAAGAATTTTTTAGAAAGAATCGCTGTGCATCAAACTCAAGAAGTTGTTCTATCGGATAATATGAAAAGTGGCATAAGCACAGAAGTTGCAGTTCAGTTTGGTCAAGCCAAGCTAACTTTTGGTGAGTTTATGAATATTCAAAAAGGAGATGTTTTAGTTTTAAACAGTAAGGTTGGCGATAAAATTAAATTTATTTTAGCCGATCAGTTAGCCTTTGTTTCCTCTGTTGGCCAAAGTGAAGGGAAATATGCAATAAAATTAGAAGAGCAAATAATAGATTTATCCTTAGTATCACCAAAGGTACCGACCAAAATAGTAGAAAAAGAAGAAACGAAGGAAGAGGAATTGTTGATGAGTTCGTTTGATAAAGTTAATATAGAAGAAGAAAAAAAGGACCAAGAGTTTGGCTCAGTTCTTGATGATAATTCAGAGGACGAAGAATTTGATTGGGAGAAATTATAA
- a CDS encoding flagellar biosynthetic protein FliO, giving the protein MIHYLRITLSLLSIGAILFIVYYVLTKLPGNNVLNKKNKRISFIEQMFLSPGVAVYIVKVDEQEFLVGVSNKAINVIQPLNGATTPTEPVDFAEVLKKKEALVTKSRVPKSKLVKKVE; this is encoded by the coding sequence ATGATTCACTACCTACGTATAACTTTATCTTTACTTTCAATTGGTGCAATATTATTCATTGTATACTATGTTTTAACTAAGCTTCCGGGCAATAATGTGTTAAATAAAAAGAATAAACGGATTAGTTTTATTGAACAAATGTTTTTAAGTCCAGGGGTGGCGGTTTATATTGTTAAAGTAGATGAACAAGAGTTTTTAGTTGGAGTAAGTAATAAAGCTATCAATGTTATTCAGCCACTAAATGGTGCTACTACACCAACTGAGCCAGTTGATTTTGCTGAAGTTCTTAAAAAGAAAGAGGCTCTAGTGACTAAGAGCCGTGTTCCTAAATCAAAATTAGTTAAAAAGGTAGAGTAA
- the fliQ gene encoding flagellar biosynthesis protein FliQ, producing MDINIATDYLRQAITLLLSLVLPVVGSGLVIGLLISLFQAVTQIQEQTLTFVPKMVVVFLVVSIGFPWMAASLQAWVTTMWSAIPYF from the coding sequence ATGGATATTAACATCGCAACTGACTATCTTAGGCAGGCAATTACCTTGTTGCTGTCTTTGGTTTTACCAGTTGTTGGTTCTGGATTAGTCATCGGTTTACTTATTTCCTTATTTCAAGCTGTTACTCAAATACAAGAACAGACACTTACTTTTGTGCCAAAGATGGTTGTTGTTTTTTTGGTGGTATCAATAGGTTTTCCGTGGATGGCAGCAAGTCTTCAGGCTTGGGTGACCACAATGTGGTCGGCAATCCCTTATTTTTAA